One Acidobacteriota bacterium DNA segment encodes these proteins:
- a CDS encoding ABC transporter ATP-binding protein, whose protein sequence is MTNAIEVRDLSRRFGEFVAVDRVSFDVREGEIFGFLGSNGAGKSTTIRMLIGLLHPSSGTARVGGVDVARDPEGVKRRIGYMSQRFSLYERLTVDQNIRFFAGLYGLSGERLAERRAFVLEMAGLKGREQMRSRELSGGWRQRLAPGCAILHEPPILFLDEPTGGVDPISRREFWALIDHLSRRGVTVLVTTHYLDEAERCQRVALMHRGRIAAIGSIQDVKQVFRARAIVEIRSDDPVAVMRRLDEMPEVEKTSLFGTAVHAMLAREAAGRLSLAARLRAEGLAVTSEAQVEPSLEDVFLDVVERSEREAEAGR, encoded by the coding sequence ATGACCAACGCCATCGAAGTGCGGGACCTGTCGCGACGGTTCGGCGAGTTCGTCGCCGTCGATCGCGTGAGCTTCGACGTGCGGGAGGGGGAGATCTTCGGCTTCCTGGGCAGCAACGGCGCCGGCAAGTCGACGACCATCCGCATGCTGATCGGCCTGCTGCACCCGTCCTCGGGGACCGCCCGCGTGGGGGGCGTCGACGTCGCTCGCGATCCGGAAGGGGTCAAGCGCCGCATCGGGTACATGTCGCAGCGCTTTTCGCTGTACGAGCGGCTCACCGTCGACCAGAACATCCGTTTCTTCGCCGGACTCTATGGGCTGTCCGGGGAGCGTCTCGCCGAGCGGCGCGCGTTCGTGCTCGAGATGGCGGGCCTGAAAGGACGCGAGCAGATGCGATCGCGCGAGCTGTCGGGCGGCTGGCGCCAGCGGCTCGCGCCCGGCTGCGCGATCCTGCACGAGCCGCCAATCCTGTTTCTCGACGAGCCGACCGGCGGCGTGGACCCGATCTCGCGCCGCGAGTTCTGGGCGCTGATCGATCACCTCTCGCGGCGCGGTGTCACGGTCCTCGTGACCACGCACTACCTGGACGAGGCGGAGCGCTGCCAGCGCGTCGCTCTGATGCACCGGGGCCGCATCGCCGCGATCGGTTCGATCCAGGACGTGAAGCAGGTCTTTCGCGCGCGCGCGATCGTGGAGATCCGCAGCGACGACCCGGTCGCCGTCATGCGGCGGCTCGACGAGATGCCCGAGGTGGAGAAGACCAGCCTGTTCGGGACCGCGGTGCACGCCATGCTGGCCCGTGAGGCGGCCGGCCGCCTGTCGCTCGCGGCGCGCCTGCGCGCGGAAGGCCTGGCCGTCACGTCCGAAGCGCAGGTCGAGCCGTCGCTCGAGGACGTCTTCCTGGACGTGGTGGAGCGCAGCGAGCGGGAGGCGGAGGCGGGGCGATGA
- a CDS encoding ABC transporter ATP-binding protein: MPDSAITLRRVSKRYGATAALDATTLDVRRGELFGLIGPDGAGKTTTIRVMCGLLRADSGEVRVAGRDPVRDHRAVSERVGYLSQRFSLYGDLSIDENIAFFAEIHGVSGYRPRRERLLEMTRLSAFRARRADRLSGGMKQKLALACTLVHQPEIILLDEPTTGVDPVSRREFWKLLSEFLAEGLTIVMATPYLDEAERCARVALLHEGRTLAIDQPAHLQRAFTGDLYEVVATPHHDAYEALAGLPGLTDRQTFGDRVHVRTTGGAARVEDAVRSALARAGVEVVAIRPIVPSLEDVFIDRVRAAGPVGRGREDQP, from the coding sequence GTGCCCGACAGCGCCATCACGCTGCGCCGCGTGTCGAAACGCTACGGCGCCACGGCTGCCCTCGACGCGACCACGCTCGACGTGCGGCGCGGGGAACTGTTCGGCCTGATCGGCCCTGACGGCGCCGGCAAGACGACGACGATCCGCGTGATGTGCGGGCTGCTGCGCGCCGACAGCGGGGAGGTGCGTGTCGCCGGGCGCGACCCGGTGCGGGACCACCGCGCGGTGTCGGAGCGCGTGGGGTACCTGTCGCAGCGCTTCAGCCTTTACGGCGACCTGTCAATCGACGAGAACATCGCCTTCTTTGCGGAGATTCACGGCGTGTCCGGCTATCGCCCGCGGCGCGAGCGGCTGCTGGAGATGACGCGCCTGTCGGCGTTCCGCGCGCGGCGCGCGGACCGGCTCTCGGGCGGCATGAAGCAGAAGCTCGCGCTGGCGTGCACGCTCGTCCACCAGCCCGAGATCATCCTGCTCGACGAACCGACGACCGGCGTCGATCCGGTGTCGCGCCGGGAGTTCTGGAAGCTGCTCTCGGAATTCCTCGCCGAAGGGCTCACGATCGTGATGGCCACCCCGTATCTCGACGAGGCGGAGCGCTGCGCCCGCGTGGCGTTGTTGCACGAGGGGCGGACCCTCGCGATCGATCAGCCGGCCCACCTGCAGCGGGCGTTCACCGGCGATCTGTACGAGGTGGTGGCGACGCCGCATCACGACGCATACGAGGCGCTCGCGGGGCTGCCGGGACTCACCGACCGCCAGACCTTCGGCGATCGCGTGCACGTACGGACCACGGGCGGCGCCGCGCGAGTGGAGGACGCGGTCCGCTCGGCGCTCGCGCGGGCCGGTGTCGAGGTCGTTGCCATCCGCCCCATCGTGCCATCGCTCGAAGACGTGTTCATCGATCGCGTTCGTGCCGCGGGCCCAGTCGGGCGCGGCCGGGAGGACCAGCCGTGA
- a CDS encoding YfhL family 4Fe-4S dicluster ferredoxin: MAMLIVEECISCGACEPECPNTAIAQGELIYTIDAEKCTECVGAHDAPKCVEVCPVEGCIVTDPNHAESREELQAKYERLH; the protein is encoded by the coding sequence ATGGCCATGCTTATCGTCGAGGAGTGCATCAGCTGCGGCGCCTGCGAGCCGGAGTGCCCGAACACCGCCATCGCGCAGGGCGAGCTGATTTACACCATCGACGCCGAGAAGTGCACCGAATGTGTGGGGGCGCACGACGCGCCGAAGTGCGTCGAGGTCTGTCCGGTCGAAGGCTGCATCGTCACCGATCCGAATCACGCGGAATCGCGCGAAGAGCTGCAGGCCAAGTACGAGCGCCTGCACTAA
- a CDS encoding LemA family protein: protein MQKVIRDGVVVLMALALSGCSYNRFTSQEEAIKAQWSQVENQLQRRNDLVPNLVETVKGYAAHEKDVFQAVADSRARLAGAATPEQKIEAANQQTSALARLLAIVENYPQLKADAQFTRLMDELAGTENRIAVERMRYNERVQEYNTLRRQFPSNVTAKMFGFEEYPYFQAPPEAKRLPRVNFGR from the coding sequence ATGCAGAAGGTCATACGGGACGGCGTGGTCGTCCTGATGGCGCTGGCGCTGTCGGGCTGTTCGTACAACCGCTTCACGTCCCAGGAAGAGGCGATCAAAGCGCAGTGGAGCCAGGTGGAGAACCAGCTGCAGCGGCGCAACGACCTGGTCCCGAACCTGGTCGAAACCGTGAAGGGATACGCGGCGCACGAGAAGGACGTGTTCCAGGCGGTGGCCGACTCGCGCGCTCGTCTCGCGGGAGCCGCGACGCCCGAGCAGAAGATCGAGGCGGCCAACCAGCAGACGTCGGCGCTCGCCCGGCTGCTCGCGATTGTCGAGAACTACCCGCAGCTCAAGGCGGACGCGCAATTTACGCGGCTGATGGACGAACTCGCCGGCACGGAAAACCGGATTGCCGTGGAGCGCATGCGCTACAACGAGCGCGTGCAGGAGTACAACACGCTGCGCCGGCAGTTTCCGTCCAACGTGACGGCGAAGATGTTCGGCTTCGAGGAATATCCCTACTTCCAGGCACCGCCGGAGGCGAAGCGGCTGCCGCGGGTGAACTTCGGCCGCTGA
- a CDS encoding TPM domain-containing protein, with protein sequence MRSDRHLAALAVCVLLVGPSPLVRGSGQAVTAPLPRLTEPVNDFAGVLDPASESEIDRRIRALQRATGDTIVVVTVERYAPYASVDEYAVKLFDNHGAGIGQKGKDNGALVVAAIRDRQMRIEVGYGLEEFITDGFAGEVRDAMRPAFQRAEYGQGMLVGITRIINRIADRRGVNLDDVPRDAPGAAPGPIIPRLFIFGLILFFILSSVLRRRPRRRHFGGGPWSGWNSGVGPFGGGSWGGGFGGFGGGGGGFGGFGGGRRGGGGASGGW encoded by the coding sequence ATGCGATCTGATCGCCACCTGGCCGCGCTCGCCGTGTGCGTGCTGCTGGTGGGACCGTCACCGCTTGTCCGCGGAAGCGGACAAGCGGTGACGGCCCCCCTTCCCCGCCTCACCGAACCGGTCAACGATTTCGCCGGCGTCCTCGATCCGGCCAGCGAGTCGGAAATCGATCGCCGCATCCGCGCGCTCCAGCGGGCCACCGGGGACACGATCGTCGTCGTCACCGTCGAGCGCTACGCGCCGTACGCCAGCGTCGACGAGTACGCCGTGAAGTTGTTCGACAATCACGGCGCCGGCATCGGCCAGAAGGGGAAGGACAACGGCGCCCTCGTCGTGGCGGCCATCCGCGATCGGCAGATGCGGATCGAGGTCGGGTACGGCCTCGAGGAGTTCATTACCGACGGATTTGCGGGCGAGGTGCGCGACGCCATGCGTCCGGCGTTCCAGCGCGCCGAGTACGGCCAGGGCATGCTGGTTGGGATCACCAGGATCATCAACCGCATCGCGGACCGCCGCGGCGTGAACCTCGACGACGTGCCGCGCGACGCGCCGGGGGCGGCGCCCGGCCCGATCATCCCGCGGCTGTTCATCTTCGGGCTCATTCTCTTCTTCATCCTGAGCAGCGTGTTGCGCCGGCGCCCCCGGCGGCGGCACTTCGGAGGCGGGCCGTGGAGCGGGTGGAACAGCGGCGTCGGTCCGTTCGGCGGCGGCTCGTGGGGCGGCGGCTTTGGAGGATTCGGCGGCGGCGGAGGCGGCTTCGGGGGATTTGGCGGAGGGCGCAGGGGAGGCGGGGGGGCGTCGGGGGGGTGGTAA
- a CDS encoding DUF72 domain-containing protein, producing the protein MAFWIGTSGYNYPEWRGSFYPEKFPAAKMLPYYAERFNSVEINYTFYRMPTAKQLERWAAATPETFVFTLKAPRRITHDAKLQHCEDTVAAFCATARTLGTRLGMLLFQLPPGFRRNVAVLEQFLACLPDGTRAAFEFRHASWHDEEVYAALRRRNMALCTADSERMSTPLEVTADYGYFRLRDEGYQPADITRWAATIDRLSASWKDVFVYFKHEGQGIGPALATMLREALSRTR; encoded by the coding sequence ATGGCGTTCTGGATCGGGACCTCAGGGTACAACTACCCGGAATGGCGGGGGAGCTTCTATCCCGAGAAGTTTCCGGCGGCGAAGATGCTCCCCTACTACGCCGAACGCTTCAACTCCGTCGAAATCAACTACACGTTCTATCGGATGCCCACCGCGAAACAGCTGGAGCGGTGGGCGGCGGCGACGCCCGAAACATTCGTCTTCACGCTGAAAGCGCCCCGGCGCATCACCCACGATGCGAAGCTGCAGCACTGCGAAGACACCGTCGCGGCATTCTGCGCCACCGCCCGGACCCTGGGAACGCGGCTTGGCATGCTGTTGTTCCAGCTGCCACCCGGATTTCGCCGCAACGTGGCGGTGCTCGAGCAGTTCCTGGCCTGCCTGCCCGACGGCACGCGCGCGGCATTCGAGTTCCGCCACGCGTCGTGGCACGACGAAGAGGTCTATGCGGCCCTCAGGCGCCGGAACATGGCGCTGTGCACTGCCGACAGCGAGAGGATGAGCACGCCGCTGGAAGTCACCGCCGACTATGGCTACTTCCGGCTGCGCGACGAGGGTTACCAGCCGGCGGACATCACCCGCTGGGCGGCGACGATTGACAGGCTGTCAGCCTCGTGGAAGGACGTCTTCGTCTACTTCAAGCACGAAGGGCAGGGCATTGGTCCCGCGTTGGCGACGATGCTGCGCGAAGCGCTGTCGCGAACGCGATGA
- a CDS encoding alpha/beta fold hydrolase yields the protein MSFVPHRRLRSGHLMTVYAWAKPRRFPRLPAPVPRYFDVASDARVLAHCYWQAKPRESTTLLCLHGLEGSSTAHYMRGLADKGFAAGFNVILLNQRNCGGTEHLSAGLYSSALTADPRTVIDELRTLDGLPSVAVAGYSLGGNLALKLAGEYGAAAPRELLGVAAVSPVIDLAECVRALERPSNRLYQWNFVRNLRSRMRRKDKAWPGCFPMERLPGVRSVRDFDEVFTAPHFGFSSAADYYDRASALRVIDRITVPALIISAKDDPFVPCGTFLDERVTANPHITVELSDHGGHCAFVCDGVDGDAYWAERRVIAFATALRAASSPTRDQCPALRA from the coding sequence ATGTCCTTCGTCCCGCACCGCCGCCTGAGAAGCGGCCACCTGATGACGGTCTACGCGTGGGCCAAGCCGCGCCGCTTTCCGAGGCTTCCCGCTCCGGTGCCGCGATACTTCGACGTTGCGTCCGACGCGCGGGTGCTGGCTCACTGCTACTGGCAGGCCAAGCCGCGCGAGTCCACGACGCTGCTGTGCCTCCACGGGCTCGAAGGCTCCAGCACGGCGCACTACATGCGCGGGCTCGCGGACAAAGGATTCGCGGCAGGCTTCAACGTCATCCTGCTCAACCAGCGGAATTGCGGGGGCACCGAGCACCTCTCCGCCGGCCTCTACAGCTCGGCCCTCACGGCGGATCCGCGCACGGTCATCGACGAACTGCGCACGCTCGACGGCCTGCCGTCCGTCGCGGTCGCGGGCTACTCCCTCGGCGGCAATCTCGCGCTGAAGCTGGCGGGCGAGTACGGCGCCGCGGCGCCGCGCGAGCTGCTCGGCGTGGCGGCCGTGTCACCCGTCATCGATCTGGCCGAGTGCGTTCGCGCGCTGGAGCGTCCGTCCAACCGGCTCTACCAGTGGAACTTCGTCCGCAACCTGCGGTCGCGCATGCGGCGGAAGGACAAGGCGTGGCCGGGTTGCTTCCCGATGGAGCGCCTGCCGGGCGTGCGAAGCGTCCGCGACTTCGACGAGGTGTTCACGGCGCCGCATTTCGGTTTCAGCAGCGCTGCGGACTACTACGACCGGGCCAGCGCGCTCCGCGTCATCGACCGGATCACGGTGCCGGCGCTGATCATCAGCGCCAAGGACGATCCGTTCGTGCCCTGCGGAACGTTCCTCGATGAACGGGTCACGGCGAACCCGCACATCACCGTGGAACTGAGCGACCACGGCGGCCACTGCGCGTTCGTGTGCGACGGTGTCGACGGGGATGCCTACTGGGCGGAACGCCGCGTCATCGCGTTCGCGACAGCGCTTCGCGCAGCATCGTCGCCAACGCGGGACCAATGCCCTGCCCTTCGTGCTTGA
- a CDS encoding ABC transporter permease — MKKLLAVARKELRQTLRDRRTLAILLLFPAFVLVLFGYALNFDIRHIELAVDDRDGTAESRELVSAFVNSGYFDFVASIHTPAALQRLMDTNEARAVLVIPEGLSRRVRSGESAEVQVLINGDNANTATTVLGYANTILRTVSSGYQLAVVEPPIGVEPRIWYNPELRSSLFLVPGLIAYIAMLTAMVATALSIVREKEFGTMEQVRMAPISTAQFVIGKTMPFLAISLVSSVLIVLVSAVLFGLPIRGSWWLLLLTLSLFLTGALGTGLLVSTIADTQEVAFQAALLLAFLPTFLLSGFIFPISNMPAAIQVITYAIPARYFLVALRGIVLKGVDMPVIAPQLLALAAYTFAVLALASVRLKREMA; from the coding sequence ATGAAGAAGCTGCTCGCCGTGGCTCGCAAGGAGCTGCGCCAGACCCTGCGCGACCGGCGCACGCTGGCGATCCTGCTGCTCTTTCCCGCCTTCGTCCTCGTGCTGTTCGGGTACGCGCTGAACTTCGACATTCGCCACATCGAGCTCGCCGTCGACGATCGCGATGGGACGGCGGAAAGCCGCGAGCTGGTGTCCGCCTTCGTCAACTCGGGGTACTTCGATTTTGTCGCGTCCATCCACACCCCGGCGGCGCTCCAGCGGCTCATGGACACCAACGAGGCGCGCGCCGTGCTGGTCATTCCCGAAGGGCTGTCGCGACGCGTGAGGTCTGGTGAGAGCGCAGAAGTCCAGGTGCTCATCAACGGCGACAACGCCAACACGGCCACCACCGTGCTTGGCTACGCGAACACGATCCTTCGCACCGTATCCTCCGGTTACCAGCTCGCCGTGGTGGAGCCTCCGATTGGCGTCGAGCCCCGCATCTGGTACAACCCCGAGCTTCGCAGCAGCCTGTTCCTCGTTCCGGGCCTGATTGCCTACATCGCGATGCTGACCGCCATGGTGGCGACGGCGCTGTCGATCGTCCGCGAGAAGGAGTTCGGCACGATGGAGCAGGTGCGGATGGCGCCGATCTCCACCGCCCAGTTCGTCATCGGCAAGACGATGCCGTTTCTCGCGATCTCGCTGGTCTCCTCGGTGCTCATCGTCCTGGTGTCCGCCGTGCTGTTTGGGCTGCCGATCCGCGGGTCGTGGTGGCTGTTGCTGCTCACGCTGTCGCTCTTCCTGACCGGCGCGCTCGGAACCGGGCTGCTCGTCTCGACGATCGCCGACACCCAGGAGGTCGCGTTCCAGGCCGCGCTCCTGCTCGCGTTCCTCCCGACGTTTCTGCTCTCCGGGTTCATCTTCCCGATCTCGAACATGCCGGCCGCCATCCAGGTGATCACCTACGCCATCCCGGCACGCTACTTCCTGGTCGCGCTTCGGGGCATCGTGCTCAAGGGGGTCGACATGCCGGTGATCGCGCCGCAGCTCCTCGCGCTCGCCGCGTACACGTTCGCCGTGCTCGCGCTCGCATCCGTGCGCCTCAAGCGGGAGATGGCCTGA
- a CDS encoding ABC transporter permease has protein sequence MWQIFRKELLELRQNPKVLRIVLVAPIIQLIVLGYAANMDVKNVPVVIADGSRTAESRRLIARFEGSPYFTIVDVVTTVNEIDSYIERGTAWMALAIPYDYAERIGRGDRTAALQLVADGSDANSTTLALSYAANLVGAHTEELLTERAGSAPLRRRDGSLDARIRVWFNPQLLSRHFMLPAISALLLLVITSNLSSMAIVREREVGTYEQLSVTPLTRWGLIGGKLLPYGMIGMIDVLLVVAVTVFWFDVPIRGSVLLLFAMCAVYLLSTLSLGLLVSTVSHTQQQAMMTATFFFLMPMIYLSGFIFPSENMPRAIQWLTYLIPLRYFIVIVRGIFLKGIGLEVLWPQALALFAWGVTALAIAASRARKSLD, from the coding sequence ATGTGGCAGATCTTCCGCAAGGAACTGCTCGAACTGCGGCAGAACCCCAAGGTCCTGCGGATTGTGCTCGTCGCCCCGATCATCCAGCTGATCGTCCTCGGGTACGCGGCGAACATGGACGTGAAGAACGTGCCGGTCGTGATCGCCGACGGCAGCCGGACGGCGGAGAGCCGCCGGCTCATCGCCCGCTTCGAGGGCTCTCCGTACTTTACGATTGTGGACGTCGTGACCACGGTCAACGAGATCGATTCGTACATCGAGCGCGGCACCGCCTGGATGGCGCTCGCGATTCCGTACGACTACGCCGAGCGGATCGGGCGCGGCGATCGGACGGCCGCGCTCCAGCTTGTGGCGGACGGCAGCGACGCGAACTCCACCACGCTGGCGCTGTCCTACGCCGCGAACCTCGTCGGCGCGCACACGGAAGAACTGCTGACGGAGCGGGCGGGCAGCGCGCCGCTTCGCCGCCGCGACGGCAGCCTCGACGCCCGGATCCGCGTCTGGTTCAACCCCCAGCTCCTCAGCCGCCACTTCATGTTGCCCGCGATCTCGGCGCTGCTGCTCCTGGTGATCACCTCGAACCTGTCGTCGATGGCGATCGTGCGCGAGCGCGAGGTCGGCACGTACGAACAGCTCAGCGTCACGCCGCTCACGCGGTGGGGGCTGATCGGCGGGAAGCTCCTCCCCTACGGGATGATTGGCATGATCGACGTGTTGTTGGTCGTGGCGGTGACCGTCTTCTGGTTCGACGTGCCGATCCGGGGAAGCGTTTTGCTGCTGTTCGCGATGTGCGCCGTGTACCTGCTCTCGACGCTGAGCCTCGGGCTGCTCGTCTCGACGGTCTCGCACACGCAGCAGCAGGCGATGATGACGGCGACCTTCTTCTTCCTGATGCCGATGATCTACCTGTCGGGATTCATCTTCCCGAGCGAAAACATGCCGCGCGCCATCCAGTGGCTGACCTACCTCATCCCGCTGCGGTACTTCATCGTGATCGTGCGCGGCATCTTCCTGAAGGGCATTGGTCTCGAGGTGCTCTGGCCGCAGGCGCTGGCGCTCTTCGCGTGGGGGGTGACGGCTCTTGCGATCGCGGCAAGCCGCGCCCGCAAGAGCCTGGATTAG
- a CDS encoding DinB family protein, with the protein MTNVAITDALLPEFDHEMAVTRRLLERVPEADLAWKPHDKSMSLGGLATHLSNLPTWAEQITQQTELDMDSIPPEARPKVPANRVGLLEMFDRNVAAARSRLAAMSDGEYLAAWTFKKGGRIVFTLPRIAALRGFLMNHSIHHRGQLSVYLRLRNVALPAIYGPSADEG; encoded by the coding sequence ATGACGAACGTGGCAATCACAGATGCGCTGCTGCCTGAATTCGATCATGAAATGGCCGTCACGCGCCGGCTGCTCGAGCGCGTCCCTGAAGCGGACCTGGCGTGGAAGCCGCACGACAAATCCATGAGCCTCGGGGGCCTGGCGACGCATTTGTCGAACCTCCCGACGTGGGCCGAACAGATCACGCAGCAGACCGAGCTCGACATGGACTCCATCCCGCCCGAGGCGAGGCCGAAGGTTCCCGCGAACCGCGTGGGGCTGCTCGAGATGTTCGACCGCAACGTCGCCGCGGCCCGGAGCCGGCTCGCGGCCATGTCGGACGGCGAATACCTGGCGGCCTGGACGTTCAAGAAGGGGGGCCGAATTGTCTTCACGCTGCCGCGTATCGCGGCGCTGCGCGGCTTCCTGATGAATCACTCCATTCACCATCGCGGTCAGCTGAGCGTGTACCTCCGCCTGCGCAACGTGGCGCTGCCGGCGATCTACGGCCCCTCGGCGGATGAGGGTTAG
- a CDS encoding TolC family protein, producing the protein MRTIAWAVVIACVVAGGPAWAQTTPLSIDEAVARALKESHRAAELRARREGAEAAAEGRAAARRPQLSAQGGYTRTNHVDEFGVPQPNGLTRIIYPDIPDNYRTRLDLAWPLYTGGRAESLARAARADAGAAAQDVASLEADLGLEVTRAYWNAVTAAHTAHVVEQALARTDSHLKDLRERLEAGFIPPNDVLSAEAQRSRHEVQVIEARNASEVALAELRRLTGLEPGLRLDLTTPLDAVRPPDPEDLAAQVARAKGARPDRAALVRRLDGAAARVSAAGASRRPSVAVNAGVDYARPNTRIFPRRSAWEDSWDVSVNAAWSLWDGGRRAAEVGETTAAERALRARLAEFDSLVELDVRQRRLDLEAGRAAATAAADGVRSAAEARRVVGERFTAGVATSTDVLDAQVALLQAELDRARALAAVRIAEARLARTLGQ; encoded by the coding sequence GTGAGGACCATCGCGTGGGCCGTAGTCATTGCCTGTGTCGTCGCGGGGGGGCCGGCGTGGGCCCAGACGACGCCGCTCTCGATCGATGAGGCGGTCGCGCGGGCGCTCAAGGAAAGCCACCGGGCCGCCGAACTGCGCGCCCGGCGGGAAGGGGCCGAGGCGGCTGCCGAGGGGCGCGCTGCCGCGCGCCGGCCGCAGCTGTCCGCGCAGGGCGGGTACACCCGCACGAACCACGTGGACGAATTCGGCGTGCCGCAGCCCAACGGCCTGACGCGGATCATCTATCCCGACATTCCGGACAACTATCGCACGCGGCTGGATCTCGCGTGGCCGCTGTACACCGGCGGTCGTGCCGAATCGCTCGCGCGCGCGGCGCGGGCCGACGCCGGCGCGGCCGCGCAGGACGTCGCCTCGCTCGAGGCCGACCTGGGCCTCGAGGTCACGCGCGCCTATTGGAACGCGGTCACCGCCGCGCACACCGCGCACGTCGTCGAGCAGGCGCTCGCGCGCACCGACTCGCATCTCAAGGATCTGCGCGAACGGCTCGAGGCGGGTTTCATCCCGCCAAACGACGTGCTCAGCGCGGAGGCGCAGCGGTCGCGTCACGAGGTCCAGGTGATCGAGGCGCGAAACGCCTCGGAGGTGGCGCTCGCGGAGCTTCGCCGGCTGACCGGGCTCGAACCGGGCCTGCGCCTCGACCTGACGACGCCGCTCGACGCAGTGCGACCGCCCGATCCTGAGGACCTCGCCGCGCAGGTGGCGCGCGCGAAGGGCGCACGACCCGACCGCGCGGCCCTGGTCCGGCGGCTCGACGGCGCGGCGGCGCGCGTGAGCGCGGCCGGCGCGTCGCGCCGGCCTTCGGTCGCGGTGAACGCGGGTGTCGACTACGCGCGCCCCAACACGCGGATCTTTCCGCGGCGATCCGCGTGGGAGGACTCGTGGGATGTGTCGGTCAACGCGGCCTGGTCGCTCTGGGATGGCGGCCGCCGCGCCGCGGAGGTTGGCGAGACAACGGCCGCCGAGCGCGCGCTGAGGGCGCGCCTGGCGGAGTTCGACAGCCTCGTGGAGCTGGACGTGCGGCAGCGCCGCCTCGACCTCGAGGCGGGCCGTGCGGCGGCGACGGCCGCGGCCGACGGCGTGCGCAGCGCCGCCGAGGCCCGGCGCGTGGTCGGCGAGCGGTTCACGGCGGGGGTCGCCACCAGCACGGACGTGCTCGACGCGCAGGTGGCCCTGCTCCAGGCCGAGCTCGATCGCGCGCGTGCGCTCGCCGCCGTGCGCATCGCCGAGGCGCGGCTCGCGCGGACGCTGGGGCAATGA
- a CDS encoding efflux RND transporter periplasmic adaptor subunit, with the protein MNRVAIRILTGSLALPVAACGNGGDDGRIRATGYVEATEVRVAAEVGGTLVDVAVEEGARVAAGALLARIDKTDLALARERAMAERAAADAQLRLLQAGARPEELRQGQAQVEAAEAEGSVARAELDAARADLARFESLLAANAGSRKQRDDAATRRDQAIARVRAADERTRAAREALARLRAGARRQELDAARARVAGTDAQVASLEENLKDTAIVSPVGGIVTTRLVDPGETVPPGAPVVVITDLDHAWANVYVEEPHVPLIPLGAAATVITDAGQRMDGTVTFVSPRAEFTPRNVQTANDRAKLVYRLKVAVDNRRGILKPGMPVEAEFAPAGK; encoded by the coding sequence ATGAACAGAGTCGCGATCCGAATCCTCACGGGATCCCTCGCCCTGCCGGTCGCCGCGTGCGGAAACGGCGGTGACGACGGCCGGATCCGCGCGACCGGGTACGTCGAAGCCACGGAGGTCCGCGTGGCGGCGGAGGTTGGCGGCACGCTCGTCGACGTCGCGGTCGAGGAAGGGGCGCGCGTGGCGGCCGGCGCGCTGCTCGCGCGGATAGACAAGACCGACCTGGCGCTCGCGCGCGAGCGCGCGATGGCCGAACGGGCCGCGGCCGACGCGCAGTTGCGCCTCTTACAGGCCGGCGCCCGCCCGGAGGAACTGCGGCAGGGGCAGGCGCAGGTCGAGGCGGCGGAGGCCGAGGGAAGCGTCGCGCGCGCGGAGCTTGACGCGGCGCGCGCCGACCTCGCGAGGTTCGAGTCGCTGCTGGCGGCCAATGCCGGCTCGCGCAAGCAGCGCGACGACGCGGCGACGCGCCGCGACCAGGCGATCGCGCGCGTGCGCGCCGCCGACGAGCGCACCCGCGCCGCCCGCGAAGCGCTCGCCCGTCTGCGCGCCGGCGCGCGGCGCCAGGAGCTGGATGCCGCCCGCGCCCGTGTCGCCGGAACCGATGCGCAGGTCGCCTCCCTCGAGGAGAACCTGAAGGACACGGCGATCGTGTCCCCCGTCGGCGGCATCGTCACCACGCGCCTCGTCGATCCGGGAGAGACGGTTCCGCCCGGCGCTCCCGTCGTCGTCATCACCGATCTCGATCATGCGTGGGCGAACGTGTACGTCGAGGAGCCGCACGTGCCCCTCATTCCGCTCGGCGCCGCGGCCACGGTCATCACCGACGCCGGGCAGCGGATGGACGGCACGGTGACGTTCGTGTCGCCTCGCGCCGAGTTCACGCCGCGCAACGTGCAGACGGCCAACGACCGGGCGAAGCTCGTCTACCGCCTCAAGGTGGCGGTCGACAACCGCCGGGGCATCCTCAAGCCCGGAATGCCCGTTGAAGCGGAATTCGCACCGGCGGGGAAGTGA